The DNA window ATACCCGGTTTAACCATTTTCAGTGCAAGGTACAGGCTCTCCTGAGTGATACGACACAGGCGTTCGCCCTGAATAGTTGGTGTACCGACAATAAACATTTTGGAGGTATCACCGTGAAATTCATTTTTAATCACAGTCACATCAATGTTAACGATATCGCCTTCTTTCAGTACTTTGTCATCGCTTGGAATGCCGTGGCAAACCACGTCATTGACAGAGATACAGACGGATTTAGGGAAACCGTGGTAACCCAGACAGGCGGAAATGGCCTGCTGTTTATTCGTGATGTATTCGTGGCAAATGCGATCAAGTTCACCAGTGGTTACGCCCGCCTTAATGTGCGGTTCGATCATCTCCAGAACCTCAGCTGCCAGACGCCCGGCAACGCGCATTTTCTGAATGTCTTCGTCTGTTTTGATAGTAATAGCCATGAAATCAGTCCATTAGAATCGGAGGAGTTACCGATTCTTTGATATTAATTAAGAAAAAAATGATGATGGTAATGGTATCAGCCCACTGTATATCTAACAATAACTGCTGATCGCCAAGACTAGCAGAAAGCTGTAACAAATGTTGGTGTATGGGGGCGGTTTATGGTATAAAGCGCGCCGGTATTCTGTGTAATTGTTTCCTATAGTGGAGGTAATATACAGGAATGCTGAATAAACTCATTTGTGTAAATAACACACACGGATCGGCACATACACCGGGGTGCTCTCATGTGGCTAATTCGTATGAATATCCTTCATATGGTATGAATAGCACACAGTTAAAGAGTCGGTGTCATGGGATCTGTGGAGGCATAACCCCAATTAACTTTATAGAGGTCTAAAATGGCAACTGTTTCCATGCGCGATATGCTGCAAGCGGGCGTTCACTTCGGTCACCAGACTCGTTACTGGAACCCAAAAATGAAACCTTTCATCTTTGGTGCTCGTAACAAAGTTCATATCATCAACCTGGAAAAAACTGTTCCAATGTTCAATGGTGCTTTGGCAGAACTGAACAAAATTGCTTCCCGTAAAGGCAAGATTCTGTTTGTTGGCACCAAGCGTGCGGCAAGCGAAGCAGTAAAAGAAGCAGCACTGAGCTGTGACCAATACTTTGTTAACCACCGTTGGTTAGGTGGTATGCTGACCAACTGGAAAACTGTTCGTCAGTCAATCAAGCGTCTGAAAGATCTGGAAGTTCAGTCTCAGGACGGTACTTTTGACAAGCTGACCAAGAAAGAAGCACTGATGCGTTCTCGTGAACTTGGTAAGCTGGAAAACAGCCTGGGCGGTATCAAAGACATGGGCGGCCTGCCTGATGCTCTGTTTGTTATCGATGCTGAACACGAACACATTGCTATCAAAGAAGCAAACAACCTGGGTATCCCAGTATTCGCTGTTGTTGATACTAACTCTGATCCAGACGGTGTTGATTTCATCATCCCTGGTAACGACGATGCAATCCGTGCAGTAAAACTGTACCTGAACGCTGCGGCTACTGCTGTTCGTGAAGGCCGTTCACAAGATCTGGCTGTTCAGGCTGAAGAAGGTTTTGTAGACGCTGAATAATAAGGCATGCTCGTTCTTGAGCCCCTTATTGACCAGGTATTGAAATATATTGGTTAGGGGGCCTATTATGGCCCCCTTTACTTATCTGATATAGAACTATTATCTGATAACTTTCCACGCGGAATCTTATCTTCCCGCGAGACACATCGAGGAATAAAACAAATGGCTGACATTACCGCTGCTCTGGTAAAAGAACTGCGTGAGCGTACTGGCGCAGGCATGATGGAATGTAAAAAAGCACTGGTTGAAGCAAATGGTGATATCGAACTGGCTATCGATAACATGCGTAAATCAGGTCAGGCAAAAGCAGCTAAAAAAGCAGGCCGTGTTGCGGCTGAAGGCGTTATCCTGGTTGAGGTTTCAGCTGATGCTAAATTCGCAGGTATCGTTGAACTGAACTGTGAAACTGACTTCGTTGCTAAAGATTCAGGCTTCCTGGCGTTCGGTAAAGAAGTTATTGCTTCCGTTATGGCTGACAAAAACGCTGACATTGATGCACTGAAAGCTAAGTTCGAAGAACAGCGCACTACTCTGGTAGCGAAAATTGGTGAAAACATCAACATCCGTCGCGTTGCTATTCTGGA is part of the Xenorhabdus cabanillasii genome and encodes:
- the map gene encoding type I methionyl aminopeptidase — encoded protein: MAITIKTDEDIQKMRVAGRLAAEVLEMIEPHIKAGVTTGELDRICHEYITNKQQAISACLGYHGFPKSVCISVNDVVCHGIPSDDKVLKEGDIVNIDVTVIKNEFHGDTSKMFIVGTPTIQGERLCRITQESLYLALKMVKPGIRLRCIGKAIQQYVESHDYSVVREYCGHGIGRGFHEEPHVLHYDADDGGVILQKGMAFTIEPMVNTGDFRIRTMKDGWTVKTKDRGWSAQYEHTIVVTDNGCEIMTWRKEEEPHISAVLVNE
- the rpsB gene encoding 30S ribosomal protein S2, whose translation is MATVSMRDMLQAGVHFGHQTRYWNPKMKPFIFGARNKVHIINLEKTVPMFNGALAELNKIASRKGKILFVGTKRAASEAVKEAALSCDQYFVNHRWLGGMLTNWKTVRQSIKRLKDLEVQSQDGTFDKLTKKEALMRSRELGKLENSLGGIKDMGGLPDALFVIDAEHEHIAIKEANNLGIPVFAVVDTNSDPDGVDFIIPGNDDAIRAVKLYLNAAATAVREGRSQDLAVQAEEGFVDAE